In Mycteria americana isolate JAX WOST 10 ecotype Jacksonville Zoo and Gardens chromosome 5, USCA_MyAme_1.0, whole genome shotgun sequence, one DNA window encodes the following:
- the GPHB5 gene encoding glycoprotein hormone beta-5, which produces MTLRWAILGALLLLPPAGGGGALKTSAIDLRTFIGCAVREFTFLAKKPGCKGLRVTTDACWGRCETWEKPVLEPPYIESYHRVCTYNETKMMTVKLPKCAPDVDPFYTYPVAVRCDCDICSTATTECETA; this is translated from the exons ATGACGCTCCGCTGGGCGATCCTGGGTGCCCTGCTTCTCCTGCCGCCGGCCGGCGGTGGCGGTGCACTCAAGACCTCCGCCATCGACCTGCGCACCTTCATCGGCTGCGCCGTGCGTGAGTTCACCTTCCTGGCCAAGAAACCCGGCTGCAAGGGGCTGCGGGTGACGACGGACGCGTGCTGGGGACGCTGCGAGACCTGGGAG AAGCCGGTGCTGGAACCGCCTTACATTGAGTCTTACCACCGTGTTTGCACCTACAACGAGACCAAGATGATGACGGTGAAGCTGCCCAAGTGTGCCCCTGACGTGGATCCCTTCTACACCTACCCGGTGGCCGTCCGCTGCGACTGCGACATCTGCTCCACGGCGACAACCGAATGCGAGACTGCTTGA